A genomic region of Halalkalicoccus subterraneus contains the following coding sequences:
- the aglJ gene encoding S-layer glycoprotein N-glycosyltransferase AglJ, which produces MAGEEDVCVLIPTLEEAETIGEVVREFRERGFSNVLVVDGKSSDDTREVAAEAGARVITQSGDGKGQAIREALSHIETPYVLMADGDGTYRPADAEAMLAPLRSGTAEHVIGDRFADMENGAMSRLNHAGNGLINRAFAYIHGRDLGDILSGYRAFTRESVERMVLAEDGFGIETELAVECMRRNVSTAVVPIRYEPRPESSDTNLRPFRDGGLIVITLYRLARTHNPLFYFGSVGVSTMVLGSLIALWVGYRWFFVQTSHEVMALFAASSFLFGMQLVVFGLLSDLIVTLHREQMRRLDREER; this is translated from the coding sequence ATGGCCGGTGAGGAGGACGTCTGTGTACTGATCCCGACCCTCGAGGAAGCCGAAACCATCGGCGAGGTGGTGCGGGAATTTCGCGAACGGGGGTTCTCGAACGTGCTCGTCGTCGACGGGAAGTCGAGCGACGACACGCGCGAAGTCGCCGCCGAGGCCGGCGCCCGCGTCATCACCCAGTCGGGCGACGGCAAGGGCCAGGCGATCCGGGAGGCGCTTTCACACATCGAGACGCCGTACGTGCTGATGGCCGACGGCGACGGCACCTACCGACCCGCGGACGCAGAAGCGATGCTCGCGCCGCTTCGGTCGGGTACGGCCGAACACGTCATCGGGGACCGCTTTGCCGACATGGAAAACGGCGCGATGAGCCGACTGAACCACGCGGGAAACGGCCTGATCAACCGCGCGTTCGCCTACATCCACGGCCGCGATCTGGGCGACATCCTGAGCGGCTACCGGGCGTTCACTCGCGAGTCGGTCGAGCGGATGGTGCTCGCCGAGGACGGCTTCGGCATCGAGACCGAACTCGCCGTCGAGTGTATGCGCCGGAACGTCTCGACTGCGGTCGTGCCGATCCGCTACGAACCGCGCCCTGAGAGCTCCGATACGAACCTCCGGCCCTTTCGTGACGGCGGGCTGATCGTCATCACGCTCTACCGGCTTGCGCGCACGCACAACCCGCTGTTCTACTTCGGGAGCGTCGGCGTCTCGACGATGGTTCTCGGGTCGCTGATCGCCCTCTGGGTGGGGTATCGGTGGTTCTTCGTCCAGACCAGCCACGAGGTGATGGCGCTGTTTGCCGCCTCGTCGTTCCTCTTCGGGATGCAACTGGTCGTCTTCGGGCTGCTCTCGGACCTGATCGTCACCCTGCACCGCGAGCAGATGCGCCGCCTCGACCGTGAGGAGCGATAA
- a CDS encoding aldehyde dehydrogenase family protein: protein MPELPQLGGDGWESLYLDGEWKTREDRLAVEDPYEREELASVSAASEGTVDEAYETAAAAQTEWKGTPPQERAEVIQNALGVIEERHEELAELLAREAGGTRLKAEIELDIATGMMELAASFPLSSPGQHDRSVTPGKENIVKREPVGVVGVISPWNFPFHLSMRAVAPALALGNAVVLKPASDTPITGGLALARIFEEAGLPEGLLNVVPGRGSEIGDRVAGHEVPRVIAFTGSTPVGRGVASQAAKALSEPAMELGGNNAHIVLEDADLDQAVDAGAFGSFVHQGQVCISINRHLVHESLYDDYVAALADKAQSLPVGDPKDEETIVGPIINESQRDQLAEYIEETVNEGATLEAGGEFDDLLLEPTVLSGVENDMAAACNEHFGPVAPVIPFSDDEEAISLANATEYGLSGSVHSIDRERAERVADRVETGMIHINDQPINDEPHVPFGGVGASGIGRYNGDAIKDELTTTKWISVQREEREYPF, encoded by the coding sequence ATGCCCGAACTACCGCAGTTGGGCGGCGACGGGTGGGAATCGCTCTACTTGGACGGAGAGTGGAAGACGAGGGAGGACCGCCTCGCGGTCGAGGACCCATACGAACGCGAGGAGCTCGCCTCGGTGTCGGCGGCAAGCGAGGGAACGGTCGACGAGGCCTACGAGACCGCGGCGGCAGCCCAGACCGAATGGAAGGGGACCCCGCCACAGGAGCGCGCCGAGGTGATACAGAACGCGCTTGGAGTCATCGAGGAGCGCCACGAGGAACTGGCCGAGCTGCTGGCCCGCGAGGCCGGCGGCACGCGCCTGAAGGCCGAGATCGAACTTGACATCGCGACGGGAATGATGGAGCTCGCGGCGAGTTTTCCGCTTTCCTCGCCCGGTCAGCACGACCGCTCGGTGACGCCGGGCAAGGAGAACATCGTAAAACGCGAGCCCGTCGGCGTCGTGGGCGTGATCTCGCCGTGGAACTTTCCCTTCCACCTCTCGATGCGCGCTGTCGCGCCCGCGCTGGCGCTCGGCAACGCAGTCGTACTGAAACCCGCTTCCGACACGCCGATCACGGGCGGGCTCGCGCTCGCGCGGATCTTCGAGGAGGCCGGCCTTCCCGAGGGGCTTCTCAACGTCGTCCCCGGCCGCGGATCGGAGATCGGCGACCGCGTCGCGGGCCACGAGGTCCCTCGTGTGATCGCCTTCACCGGCTCGACGCCGGTCGGGCGCGGGGTCGCGAGCCAGGCCGCGAAAGCCCTCTCGGAACCCGCCATGGAACTCGGTGGCAACAACGCCCACATCGTCCTCGAAGACGCCGACCTCGATCAAGCCGTCGACGCCGGTGCCTTCGGCAGCTTCGTCCATCAGGGCCAGGTCTGCATCTCGATCAACCGCCACCTGGTTCACGAGTCGCTGTACGACGACTACGTCGCGGCGCTCGCGGACAAGGCACAGTCGCTTCCCGTCGGCGATCCCAAGGACGAGGAGACGATCGTCGGACCGATCATCAACGAGAGCCAGCGCGACCAGCTCGCCGAGTACATCGAGGAAACCGTAAACGAGGGCGCGACTCTGGAGGCTGGCGGCGAGTTCGATGACCTCCTGTTGGAGCCGACCGTGCTTTCAGGGGTGGAAAACGACATGGCTGCCGCCTGCAACGAGCACTTCGGCCCCGTCGCGCCGGTGATCCCCTTCTCGGACGACGAGGAGGCGATTTCACTCGCGAACGCCACCGAATACGGTCTCTCCGGGTCCGTACATTCGATCGACCGCGAGCGCGCAGAACGGGTCGCCGACCGCGTGGAGACGGGGATGATCCACATCAACGACCAGCCGATCAACGACGAGCCCCACGTCCCCTTCGGCGGCGTCGGGGCCTCGGGGATCGGGCGGTACAACGGCGACGCGATCAAGGACGAACTGACGACGACCAAGTGGATCTCCGTCCAACGCGAGGAACGCGAGTACCCCTTCTGA
- a CDS encoding VOC family protein, which translates to MLDSLTHLALEVKYLDRSREFYTTYFDLPVEREGEHEVVFRAGETALILRRPIRVPRGGLHTHYAFSTPPAEYDDWWDSLEDLDPDEHTFGSARSLYVDDPDDHCVEIGEGDGSGTGLTGIFEVVLEVADLERAEEFYTDLGFERTDRGSDRRRVRLAGPMDLELWEPQLGLADARGGVHVDLGFETRDPQAAVEPVRERACAVESFDGALRVIDPDGHSLSFG; encoded by the coding sequence ATGCTCGATTCGCTTACCCATCTCGCCCTCGAAGTCAAGTACCTCGACCGGTCCCGCGAGTTTTACACGACGTATTTCGACCTGCCCGTCGAGCGCGAGGGCGAACACGAGGTGGTCTTTCGAGCCGGCGAGACGGCGCTGATCTTGCGCCGCCCCATCCGCGTCCCGCGTGGCGGGTTGCACACCCACTACGCCTTTTCCACCCCGCCCGCAGAGTACGACGACTGGTGGGATTCCTTGGAAGACCTCGATCCCGACGAACACACCTTTGGCTCCGCGCGCTCGCTCTATGTCGACGACCCCGATGACCACTGCGTCGAGATCGGGGAAGGCGACGGTTCGGGTACGGGACTCACGGGCATCTTCGAGGTCGTCCTCGAAGTCGCTGACTTGGAGCGCGCCGAGGAGTTCTACACCGACCTCGGGTTCGAACGCACCGACCGGGGAAGCGACCGGCGGCGGGTCCGGCTGGCGGGCCCGATGGATCTGGAACTCTGGGAGCCCCAACTGGGCCTCGCGGACGCCCGTGGGGGTGTCCACGTCGATCTCGGATTCGAAACGCGAGATCCCCAGGCGGCCGTTGAACCCGTCCGCGAGCGGGCCTGTGCGGTCGAGTCGTTCGACGGGGCCCTTCGAGTGATCGATCCGGA
- a CDS encoding ribbon-helix-helix domain-containing protein, whose protein sequence is MTEYTTVSIPKDLAERVEETIEGTSFQSTSDLVRFLLRSIVIQHQKRGELTEAEFEEIADQLRDLGYLK, encoded by the coding sequence ATGACCGAGTACACCACCGTCTCCATCCCGAAGGACCTCGCCGAACGCGTCGAGGAGACCATCGAGGGGACCAGCTTCCAGAGCACGAGCGACCTCGTACGGTTCCTGCTCAGGAGCATCGTCATCCAACACCAGAAACGGGGCGAGCTCACCGAGGCCGAGTTCGAGGAGATCGCCGACCAACTTCGTGATTTGGGCTACTTGAAGTAG
- a CDS encoding oligosaccharide flippase family protein, giving the protein MSGTDASSVSLGGETAKATVAKFTMAAIGFVGTIVFARILGPTGFGGYYLLFSLVKLIDRAVSGWGSASKKRYSEATTDGDEILGGQLAFTVVWVALSGIALLIGSNWLVDYTGLPEAPVMFAVLLVAVTLYEPTEQVVQARGLVGAATWIDTARSTLTFPFQLAFVLLGFGAAGMAYGLAAATLLVVPVLWRYVDGRPTMPSRETLESLWAYAKYSITNAFLGKAYDRFDVLLLGFLLTPAVAGYYEVAFKLTLPAAFVMMTASSGLMARVSHKHSRDEPFAEDVSNTLSFSSVLAVPMVAGALVLSDPVVVTLYGPEYAPAAAFLIGLAAYQLVTTQRGPLSRTIDAVDRPDVNTRISALTLGLNIVLGVVLTLEFGGIGVVVATVIAESLRYVVSAAYVHRKLPEIDLVPKTLLEQFGAAAVMGVVVALVERLVTIQRWYHLIAVVLVGAVVYGLVLVAASRKLRVTIGGIVRDTHIGRYTPEFVRNW; this is encoded by the coding sequence ATGAGCGGGACGGACGCCTCGAGCGTCAGCCTCGGCGGCGAGACGGCGAAGGCGACCGTCGCGAAGTTCACGATGGCGGCCATCGGCTTCGTCGGAACGATCGTCTTCGCCCGGATTCTGGGCCCGACCGGCTTCGGGGGGTACTACCTCCTGTTCTCGCTCGTCAAGCTCATCGACCGGGCCGTCTCCGGGTGGGGATCGGCCTCGAAGAAGCGCTATTCGGAGGCCACGACCGACGGCGACGAGATCCTCGGAGGACAGCTCGCGTTCACCGTCGTCTGGGTGGCCCTCTCGGGGATCGCCCTCCTGATCGGGTCGAACTGGCTGGTCGACTACACGGGCCTCCCGGAGGCGCCGGTCATGTTCGCGGTGTTGCTGGTCGCGGTCACGTTGTACGAGCCGACCGAGCAGGTGGTTCAGGCCCGGGGACTCGTCGGCGCGGCCACCTGGATCGACACCGCCAGGTCGACCCTGACGTTCCCCTTCCAGTTGGCGTTCGTCCTGCTTGGGTTCGGCGCCGCCGGCATGGCCTACGGGTTGGCGGCCGCGACGCTGCTCGTGGTGCCCGTGCTCTGGCGGTACGTCGACGGCCGTCCGACGATGCCCTCGCGGGAGACCCTCGAGAGCCTGTGGGCGTACGCCAAATACAGCATCACGAACGCCTTTCTCGGGAAGGCCTACGACCGCTTCGACGTGCTGTTGTTGGGCTTTCTCCTGACGCCGGCGGTCGCCGGCTACTACGAAGTCGCGTTCAAGCTGACGCTGCCGGCGGCGTTCGTCATGATGACCGCCTCTAGCGGGCTGATGGCCCGCGTGAGCCACAAACACAGCCGGGACGAGCCCTTCGCCGAGGACGTCTCGAACACGCTCTCGTTTTCGAGCGTGCTCGCCGTCCCCATGGTCGCCGGCGCGCTCGTGCTCTCCGATCCGGTCGTCGTCACGCTGTACGGGCCCGAGTACGCGCCGGCGGCCGCGTTTCTGATCGGACTCGCCGCCTACCAACTGGTCACGACCCAGCGGGGACCGCTCTCGCGGACGATCGACGCCGTCGATCGCCCCGACGTCAACACGCGTATCTCGGCGCTGACGCTGGGACTCAACATCGTCCTCGGAGTCGTCCTTACGCTGGAGTTCGGCGGCATCGGGGTCGTCGTCGCGACCGTGATCGCCGAGTCGCTCCGGTACGTCGTCTCGGCGGCGTACGTCCACCGAAAGCTCCCTGAAATCGATCTGGTGCCGAAGACGCTGCTCGAACAGTTCGGCGCCGCGGCCGTGATGGGCGTCGTCGTCGCGCTCGTTGAGCGGCTGGTGACCATCCAGCGGTGGTATCACCTGATCGCCGTCGTTCTCGTCGGGGCGGTCGTCTACGGTCTCGTCCTCGTGGCGGCGAGCCGGAAACTCCGGGTGACCATCGGGGGGATCGTTCGCGACACCCACATCGGGCGCTACACGCCGGAGTTCGTGCGAAATTGGTGA